From a region of the Castanea sativa cultivar Marrone di Chiusa Pesio chromosome 10, ASM4071231v1 genome:
- the LOC142611959 gene encoding uncharacterized protein LOC142611959, whose amino-acid sequence MNVELLKEFTPDEVENALKQMAPLKSPGPDGMPPLFYQNYWSLSAFMADRLISDNIMVAFEMLHYMRSHSLGNTGYMALNLDMSKAYDRVEWLYMEKLMRKMGFAEAWVKLMMKSISTAIYSVLINGEPQGHITPTRGLRQGDPLSPYLFLMCTEGFHGLLKKAETMGDIRGVSICRNGPRLTHLLFANDSLIFCRAKESEREKLLEVLAKYEGASGQQINRDKTTLFFSKSTPQAMQNTIKTALGVPVVQHYEKYLGLPSFIRRRKKESFDNIKQRVWKRLQGWEGKLITQAGREILIKQIAQALPTYAMSCLKLPIGLCHDIEALVKKFFWGQRGENRKIHWTKWEELCKPKSQGGMGFKGLSRFNDALLAKQAWRLLHDKTSLFYRVFKAKYFPNCTIMEANNPGSASYVWKSIIKGREVIQKGAVWRIGDGRSVSIWGTRWLPTKYSLKIVTPCTGALVEAKVDVLIDTEHRAWKEDLLDANLLSFEAEMIKKIPLSHTDQVDTLTWPFTLTGDYSVKSRYTFLQQEYQNSQPGQSVLECLKPLWKSIWSLQVPSKVKNFIWRAAKNSLPTKANLVKRKIISEDLCEQCRNQKEDAVLALYLCPKLLDLWTKVELWNHSRLKQATSFIDLIGCVFANNRDPTLFSMVAWAFWNRRNNLRLGKPAVPVNELLAISKQCRLRGDYLQCRGAGHGLSLSEKTTLPFTAIEVEAMAARRALTLALETGFQPIILEGDSQTLISALENNTHSLSSFGHIMKDIQYLASSLARRAVSLTHMQVWMEDVPLDISHVL is encoded by the exons AGTGCTTTCATGGCGGACCGTTTAATCTCCGATAATATTATGGTGGCTTTTGAAATGTTACATTACATGAGAAGTCACTCATTAGGTAACACAGGGTACATGGCTTTGAACCTAGACATGAGCAAGGCTtatgatagggtggagtggTTATACATGGAGAAATTAATGAGGAAGATGGGTTTTGCAGAGGCTTGGGTTAAACTGATGATGAAGAGTATCTCTACAGCCATATACTCAGTTTTGATAAATGGGGAACCTCAGGGACACATTACCCCGACTAGAGGCCTTAGACAGGGAGACCCCCTCTCCCCTTATCTATTCTTGATGTGCACAGAGGGCTTCCATGGGTTGTTAAAAAAAGCTGAAACAATGGGTGATATAAGGGGGGTTTCTATTTGCCGGAATGGTCCTAGACTAACCCACCTTCTCTTTGCAAACGATAGTCTTATTTTTTGTAGGGCAAAAGAAAGTGAGCGTGAAAAATTATTGGAGGTTCTAGCCAAGTATGAGGGTGCTTCAGGGCAGCAaataaatagagacaaaaccaCTTTATTTTTCAGCAAGTCAACCCCACAAGCCATgcaaaacacaatcaaaacaGCTCTTGGAGTACCGGTGGTTCAgcattatgaaaaatatttaggatTACCATCTTTCATTAGgcgaagaaaaaaagagagttttgaTAATATAAAGCAGAGGGTGTGGAAAAGATTGCAAGGGTGGGAAGGAAAATTAATAACTCAAGCAGGAAGGGAGattttaatcaaacaaataGCACAAGCCTTGCCTACATATGCGATGTCGTGCTTGAAATTACCTATTGGATTGTGCCATGATATTGAGGCTTTggttaaaaaattcttttgggGGCAAAGAGGGGAGAACCGAAAAATCCATTGGACAAAATGGGAGGAGCTTTGCAAGCCGAAGTCACAAGGGGGGATGGGTTTCAAAGGCCTCTCAAGATTCAACGATGCCCTCCTAGCTAAGCAAGCTTGGAGGCTCTTACATGATAAAACATCTTTGTTTTATAGAGTTTTTAAGGCCAAGTACTTTCCAAATTGTACAATCATGGAAGCAAATAATCCGGGTTCAGCTTCATATGTATGGAAAAGTATTATTAAAGGCAGGGAAGTGATACAAAAGGGGGCGGTATGGAGGATTGGAGATGGGCGCTCAGTTTCAATTTGGGGAACACGTTGGCTGCCAACAAAATATTCCCTAAAAATTGTAACACCATGTACAGGAGCACTGGTAGAGGCTAAAGTTGATGTCTTAATTGATACTGAGCACAGAGCATGGAAGGAGGACTTGCTGGATGCTAATTTGCTGAGCTTCGAAGcagaaatgattaaaaaaatcccTTTGAGCCACACGGACCAAGTAGACACCCTCACTTGGCCGTTCACCCTGACTGGAGATTACTCGGTGAAATCTAGATACACCTTCTTGCAGCAGGAATATCAAAATTCTCAACCTGGCCAATCTGTCCTCGAGTGCCTTAAACCACTTTGGAAATCAATCTGGAGTTTACAGGTTCCGAGCAAagtgaaaaattttatttggcgAGCGGCAAAAAATTCTTTACCTACAAAGGCGAACCTGGTGAAGCGGAAAATTATTAGTGAAGACCTCTGTGAGCAATGTCGCAATCAAAAGGAGGATGCGGTTCTTGCACTCTACCTCTGCCCAAAATTACTCGATCTATGGACAAAAGTGGAGCTCTGGAACCATAGTCGCCTGAAGCAGGCGACGTCGTTTATTGATCTAATCGGTTGTGTTTTTGCAAATAACAGGGATCCTACACTCTTCTCCATGGTGGCGTGGGCATTCTGGAATCGGAGAAATAACCTTCGTCTTGGAAAACCAGCAGTCCCAGTCAATGAGCTGCTGGCCATATC AAAACAGTGCCGACTTAGGGGTGATTATTTGCAATGCAGAGGGGCAGGtcatggtctctctctctcggaaAAAACCACACTACCTTTCACAGCTATTGAAGTGGAAGCAATGGCAGCAAGAAGGGCTTTGACACTGGCTTTGGAGACCGGTTTCCAACCGATAATATTGGAAGGGGACTCGCAAACACTCATCTCAGCACTAGAAAACAACACCCACTCGCTATCAAGCTTTGGCCACATTATGAAGGACATACAGTATCTTGCCTCTTCTTTAGCAAGAAGAGCTGTTTCATTAACTCATATGCAAGTCTGGATGGAGGATGTACCACTAGATATTTCACATGTATTATAG